The Syntrophorhabdaceae bacterium genome contains the following window.
TCCTATGATGACAATGCGATCAGACAATTCATTGAAAAGGATCTCCCTTTTTCCGTAAAAGGGGGCTACGGCACGAATACGTCCTGCGCGGAGATTGTCGGCGGTGAAGATTATATCATCTGTGACGCCGGGACAGGACTGAGAGATTTCGGAAATTATGTTATGCAGCAGGGTGTTCAAAAACAGCATACATTCCATATCTTTCTTTCCCACCTCCACTGGGACCATATCCAGGGTTTCCCCTTTTTTATCCCTGCCTACATACCCGGCAACAAGGTAAATATCTACGGGTGCCATGACTACCTTGAGGAATCATTCGTGACACAGCAGAATGTTAACAATTTTCCGGTGCCCCTTAAAGCAATGAGCAGCGATATACGTTTTACTGTCCTTGACCCTGGAAGGCCATACGCGATAGGCGGATTCACCGTGAAGATCTTTCAACAGAACCACCCGGGTCATTCCTATGGGTACAGGTTTGAGAAGGACGGTAAAAGTATTGTCTATTCTACGGATTCCGAGCACAAGCAGGATGTTGATAATGCGAACTATCCCTTCATCGCCTTTTTCCGGAACACCGACCTTTTGATCTTTGACGCACAGTATGCCTTCTCCGAGGCTGTACAGGCGAAGGAAGACTGGGGACATTCCAATAACATGAGCGCTGTTGAGTTGAGTGTCAGGGCGGGGGTCAAACGCCTCTGCATGTATCACAACGAACCGACAGTCGATGACGCGAAGCTGGAAGAATTTCTGGAAAAGACAAGAAGGTACCTTGCACTCTACGCGGAGTCCTATCCACTCATAATAGATCTTGCCTACGATGGAATGGAGATCGAGGTTTAATCCACGACAATTATCACGGTTGCTGTCCTTGCGGGAGGAGTATCCTTTTCCCAGGGACGGACATATATGAGGTTGATCGTGGTTTTCCCCTTGCCTGCTGCCTTGAATGTCCAGACCTCATTCCCGCCGGCCCCGACAAGCTTCGTCTCCGGGGCCTTGTATTCTGAACTGATGAACCTGACTATCTTTTCGTCCGGCTTGTCTGCGAACTGCCACCGGTAGCCTGTTGTAGGGTTCGATTCGAGCGTCAGGACAAACTCATCGTCGACCTTCATTGCAAAGGGGGTTTCCGAACCGCTGAAGACCTTTTTCTTTTTCATGACTGATTCCTGAGCGCACCCATGGGACATGAACAGGATCAGCAGGCAGGTCATTACAAAGACTGTTAAAACCGGTTTTTTCATACCATCCTCCATTTGTTCTTTGCTTTTCACTCTTCGCTCTCAGCTCTCTGCTCTTCGCTGCCTTTCTCCCCTCACGCATTACGCCGAACGGTCTTTTTGGAATCTCGATATACGATATACGAACTACGATATACGATCAGTTATTAGTTATTCTCTCAGCGCTGCCGCAGGGTCGAGGTGGGCTGCCGAGCGGGCGGGGTAGTAGCCGAAAAAGACCCCCACCGCCGTTGCAACGCAAAAACCAAGGACAATTGCAGACTGCGATATGAGAAATTCCCATTTGGAGAAATGTGCAAAGACGTATGAAATGATGATCCCTATAATGATGCCGATAATGCCGCCGACGAAGCAGAGGGTGACGGACTCTATGATGAACTGGGTCTCAATATCGTTTCTCTGAGCGCCGAGTGCCCTTCGTATCCCTATCTCCTTGCGGCGCTCCGTCACCGAAATGAGCATGACGTTCATGACGCCGATGCCTCCGACTATGAGGGCGATGCTCCCTATTGCGCCAAGCAGCAGGGTAAAAAGCTGCATCTGTTTTTGCATCTGTGTTATCAGTTCTTCGGCAGTGCGCACCCTTACGCGGAGCCCCCTTGCCTTTTTATTGAAATAATTCTCTATAACGGCCTTGACTGTCTTGCTGTCCTCCGTGCTTACCCTTGCCATGAAGGTGGTGATATCATTTGTTGTGAATACGCGCATGGCCGTACTGATGTGGGTGATAGCGCT
Protein-coding sequences here:
- a CDS encoding protease inhibitor I42 family protein; the protein is MKKPVLTVFVMTCLLILFMSHGCAQESVMKKKKVFSGSETPFAMKVDDEFVLTLESNPTTGYRWQFADKPDEKIVRFISSEYKAPETKLVGAGGNEVWTFKAAGKGKTTINLIYVRPWEKDTPPARTATVIIVVD
- a CDS encoding MBL fold metallo-hydrolase produces the protein MKVHFWGTRGSLPASVTAETIRAKIYKAIKASEGLSSYDDNAIRQFIEKDLPFSVKGGYGTNTSCAEIVGGEDYIICDAGTGLRDFGNYVMQQGVQKQHTFHIFLSHLHWDHIQGFPFFIPAYIPGNKVNIYGCHDYLEESFVTQQNVNNFPVPLKAMSSDIRFTVLDPGRPYAIGGFTVKIFQQNHPGHSYGYRFEKDGKSIVYSTDSEHKQDVDNANYPFIAFFRNTDLLIFDAQYAFSEAVQAKEDWGHSNNMSAVELSVRAGVKRLCMYHNEPTVDDAKLEEFLEKTRRYLALYAESYPLIIDLAYDGMEIEV